The Eremothecium gossypii ATCC 10895 chromosome IV, complete sequence genome contains a region encoding:
- the YND1 gene encoding apyrase (Syntenic homolog of Saccharomyces cerevisiae YER005W (YND1)): protein MLCIPPVGPPKKAGTGTRDSLYTLLNSINNGKPLLQRRRGDMVEEDKEIAEHDKYGVVIDAGSSGSRVYVYKWTDPTALGKETSDESVLHSVPHIRTRKEWTKRIEPGLSSFNKKPERAYKKHIKILLEHAKEVIPEDKHHETPIFIQSTAGMRLLSDVEQKRITDVLCRKIRDETHFLLENCAAQIETIDGETEGIYGWLSLNYLKKYFDEYDGKLTDHKSHGFLDMGGGSLQIAFKPSDPEEISKHREDISTITLKSVNGDVQQWDVFTSTWLRFGTREVRKRYLNQLVHTALNGSGEKSPKALKDRGVYDPCLPKGSEHSFTYSGTELRIKGVGEYEQCSKTIYPLLLKNSPCLEQPCSFSGVHMPKIDFTRDSFLGVSEYTYTINDVFHMDAEYNFSNFSGKVQQFCELDWQKILQERENGNYGDISKSSLLEACFKANWVINVLHEGFGIPRKGIDPPDAGSGDVGNHITFSSADNVNGNELTWTLGKILLYACSMVQLGENIKVGLQPSALSAKNDGKKFIPGGISRDLEYDSVMVQFLHSLGQMVLLFSVGLLLYWLYVKLHIKQYVSINSLKSAINYVRGKINKIRYSKVMNPGQLEQLEAGVLPMSRFGGDRDGFKFRSRTMLNLSPQGYEDHPIPGGRASGAASPALSENAMGTIFSMADFSDFNRPSSNY from the coding sequence ATGCTTTGTATCCCTCCAGTCGGGCCTCCGAAGAAAGCGGGGACTGGAACTCGCGATAGCTTGTATACATTGCTCAACTCTATTAATAACGGGAAGCCGCTACTACAGAGGCGAAGGGGTGACATGGTCGAAGAAGATAAAGAGATAGCAGAGCATGATAAGTATGGAGTGGTCATTGATGCTGGCTCTTCAGGGTCAAGGGTCTACGTATACAAGTGGACAGACCCGACTGCACTCGGAAAGGAAACAAGTGACGAATCGGTACTGCACTCGGTTCCTCATATTCGCACTCGGAAGGAGTGGACAAAGCGCATAGAGCCAGGTCTTTCGTCGTTCAATAAGAAGCCGGAGCGGGCATACAAGAAGCATATCAAAATACTGTTGGAACATGCCAAGGAAGTAATCCCAGAGGACAAGCACCATGAAACGCCAATATTCATTCAGTCAACTGCTGGAATGCGGCTGCTCTCGGATGTGGAGCAAAAGCGTATCACGGACGTGCTATGTAGGAAGATTCGCGATGAGACACACTTTCTACTAGAGAACTGTGCAGCTCAGATAGAGACGATAGACGGGGAAACAGAGGGCATATACGGCTGGCTGAGCTTGAACTATCTGAAGAAGTACTTTGATGAGTATGATGGCAAGCTTACAGATCATAAATCACACGGTTTTTTGGACATGGGAGGTGGGTCGCTACAAATAGCATTCAAGCCTAGCGATCCAGAAGAGATAAGCAAACATAGAGAGGACATTTCTACGATCACCTTGAAGAGCGTGAATGGTGATGTTCAACAATGGGATGTATTCACAAGCACTTGGTTACGCTTTGGCACGCGCGAGGTACGGAAGAGATATCTAAATCAGCTGGTACATACGGCGTTGAATGGCTCAGGCGAGAAGAGCCCAAAAGCCCTAAAGGATCGGGGAGTCTACGATCCATGTCTTCCAAAGGGTAGTGAGCATTCCTTCACATATTCAGGCACTGAGTTACGCATCAAAGGGGTAGGAGAATACGAACAATGCAGTAAAACCATTTATCCGCTGTTACTGAAGAACTCTCCTTGTCTGGAACAGCCGTGCTCATTTAGTGGGGTACACATGCCAAAGATAGACTTTACGAGAGATTCGTTTCTTGGGGTATCTGAGTATACTTACACAATTAACGACGTTTTCCATATGGACGCAGAATATAATTTCAGCAACTTTAGTGGAAAAGTTCAGCAATTCTGCGAATTGGATTGGCAAAAGATTCTTCAGGAAAGGGAAAATGGCAATTACGGCGATATTTCCAAGTCGTCGCTGCTAGAAGCTTGCTTTAAAGCCAATTGGGTTATCAATGTCTTACACGAGGGCTTCGGTATCCCAAGAAAGGGTATTGATCCCCCAGATGCCGGGTCAGGCGATGTCGGAAACCATATTACGTTCTCAAGTGCAGATAATGTCAATGGTAATGAACTGACATGGACTTTGGGAAAAATTCTGCTATATGCATGTAGTATGGTACAACTAGGCGAAAATATAAAAGTCGGTTTACAACCGAGTGCATTATCTGCGAAGAACGATGGTAAGAAATTCATTCCTGGTGGCATATCTCGCGATCTAGAATATGATTCGGTGATGGTGCAATTTCTTCATTCGCTTGGCCAGATGGTGCTCCTATTTTCTGTGGGACTACTGCTATATTGGCTCTACGTGAAACTCCACATCAAGCAGTACGTGAGCATAAACAGTCTAAAGAGTGCCATTAACTACGTAAGAGGGAAGATAAACAAGATAAGGTACAGCAAAGTCATGAACCCTGGTCAATTGGAACAACTTGAGGCAGGGGTTCTTCCGATGTCTCGTTTCGGCGGGGATAGGGATGGTTTTAAGTTTAGAAGCAGGACTATGTTGAATTTGAGCCCTCAGGGATATGAGGACCATCCTATAcccggcggccgcgcatCTGGCGCTGCTTCACCTGCACTCTCGGAAAATGCGATGGGCACAATATTCTCTATGGCAGACTTCTCGGATTTTAACCGCCCAAGCTCTAACTACTAG
- the TMA20 gene encoding translation machinery-associated protein 20 (Syntenic homolog of Saccharomyces cerevisiae YER007C-A (TMA20); 1-intron), with amino-acid sequence MFKKFSKEDIHTRTKVKTSVQRSLKSKLVEQFPKLEEVIDELLPKKTELQIIKCSDKIQLYAVGDEVLFFQKFEELIPTLRFVHKYPEAFPTIQIDRGAIKFVLSGANIMCPGLTSSGAALPEAPGLAQDSIVVVNAENKENALAIGKLLMSTEDIKSINKGHGVETIHHLGDCLWNFSLV; translated from the exons ATGTTTAAAAA ATTTTCGAAGGAAGACATACACACACGTACTAAGGTGAAAACTTCCGTGCAGAGGTCGTTGAAGTCTAAACTCGTGGAACAATTCCCAAAGCTCGAGGAAGTTATCGATGAATTGCTCCCCAAGAAGACCGAATTGCAGATCATCAAATGTTCGGACAAGATACAGCTATATGCTGTTGGAGATGAGGTACTGTTCTTCCAAAAGTTTGAGGAATTAATCCCTACGTTGCGGTTTGTCCATAAGTATCCGGAGGCGTTCCCAACTATCCAGATTGACAGAGGAGCGATCAAGTTTGTTCTTTCTGGGGCCAACATCATGTGTCCAGGCCTGACCTCCTCTGGTGCTGCTCTTCCAGAGGCCCCAGGCCTTGCGCAGGATAGTATAGTTGTTGTCAATGCCGAAAACAAAGAAAACGCACTCGCAATTGGGAAACTCTTAATGAGCACTGAGGACATTAAATCGATCAACAAAGGCCATGGCGTTGAGACTATTCACCACTTGGGTGATTGTTTGTGGAACTTTAGCTTAGTCTAA
- a CDS encoding ADR004Wp (NOHBY422; No homolog in Saccharomyces cerevisiae; Syntenic homolog of Kluyveromyces lactis KLLA0D13706g) has translation MADWIETSNGNRISKKATITGSQRILIAGSCLIRENCVVEGNVRTLEKSASAISMGRFCMLGRASVVKPAVIGYKTDKNTGKSVSIHCPLVMNSYTLVKPGAQIHCKRMGSRVVVGANSILARCCTIGDVVIIEDDVVVPENCYVPSFSRVRRHSEWPGSIDITPLNDSMRQVIENWCKQEYLGMTPDYDD, from the coding sequence ATGGCAGACTGGATCGAGACTAGCAACGGGAATCGCATCTCCAAGAAGGCTACGATCACGGGGTCGCAGCGGATCCTGATAGCAGGTTCGTGCCTTATTCGTGAGAACTGCGTGGTAGAGGGCAACGTGCGCACGCTGGAGAAGTCTGCTAGCGCGATTTCCATGGGGCGTTTTTGTATGCTTGGTAGGGCATCTGTAGTGAAGCCGGCGGTTATCGGATACAAAACCGACAAGAACACGGGCAAATCGGTATCAATCCACTGTCCACTGGTCATGAACTCTTATACGCTGGTGAAACCGGGCGCACAGATACACTGCAAGCGTATGGGTAGCCGCGTTGTCGTAGGTGCGAACTCCATCCTcgcccgctgctgcaccaTCGGGGACGTTGTGATAATCGAAGACGATGTCGTGGTTCCTGAGAACTGCTATGTCCCGTCCTTCTCCAGGGTACGAAGACACTCCGAGTGGCCTGGATCCATTGACATCACGCCCCTGAACGATAGTATGCGCCAGGTGATAGAAAACTGGTGCAAGCAAGAGTACCTGGGAATGACGCCGGACTACGACGACTAA
- the FMP52 gene encoding Fmp52p (Syntenic homolog of Saccharomyces cerevisiae YER004W (FMP52)) gives MNALVVGATGLCGAAILKHAAEATSFNKVYALVRRQIPNSAARVETIVNEQSDSWPESVPAGVDVFFSGLGTTRANAGGLENQYKVDHDLNIAVAKAAKERGCRVCVIVSAIGASVNARLPYNKLKGDIERDLLALEFERTVILRPGVLLGERETHHKGFGNSVAVFLGKLVYRGRFQALLGYPVYGDEVGQVAVALALSDDKSKVRIVESAEILSLVKQENTQ, from the coding sequence ATGAACGCTCTGGTAGTGGGAGCCACGGGCCTATGCGGGGCAGCTATTTTGAAGCACGCGGCCGAGGCCACCTCATTCAACAAGGTTTACGCCCTTGTGCGCCGCCAGATCCCCAACAGTGCGGCGCGCGTTGAGACCATCGTCAACGAGCAGAGCGACAGCTGGCCGGAGAGCGTCCCTGCCGGCGTCGATGTGTTCTTCAGCGGGCTGGGCACCACCAGGGCCAATGCCGGTGGGCTGGAGAACCAGTACAAGGTGGATCACGATCTAAACATCGCAGTTGCAAAGGCTGCAAAAGAGCGCGGATGCCGTGTGTGTGTGATAGTAAGCGCTATTGGAGCCAGCGTCAACGCGCGGCTCCCCTACAACAAGTTGAAGGGCGATATTGAGCGTGACCTGCTTGCCCTTGAATTCGAAAGAACGGTCATTCTACGGCCAGGAGTTCTGCTTGGCGAAAGAGAAACCCATCACAAGGGGTTTGGTAACTCTGTGGCCGTATTTCTCGGGAAGCTCGTGTACCGCGGGCGTTTCCAGGCACTACTGGGCTATCCGGTATACGGCGATGAGGTGGGCCAGGTAGCTGTCGCTTTGGCGTTAAGCGACGACAAGAGCAAGGTGCGCATCGTCGAATCCGCCGAGATCCTCTCTTTAGTGAAGCAAGAGAATACCCAGTAA
- the NUG1 gene encoding RNA-binding GTPase NUG1 (Syntenic homolog of Saccharomyces cerevisiae YER006W (NUG1)), with protein MRVRKRTSKRTSTRLREGIKKKAAAQHRKERKQAKKDVTWKSRAKKDPGIPASFPYKHKILEAMEEKKREDQEERERRRQERQEAKRLARERGEEVMDDEDSDEEMEEGNGLSALVESAQLAAKEYDGAVGGDAEEDVEVQDLDVDFYADAGEAESELEKSRKAYDKIFKTVVDAADVVLYVLDARDPEGTRSRKVEEAVLQAQGKRLLLIINKVDLVPPHVLEQWMTFLKSSFPTIPFRAAPGATNAASFNKKLTLSATASGLLECLKTYAHQSNLKRSIVVGVIGYPNVGKSSIINALTSRRGGSFKACPVGNMPGVTTSLREVKIDNKLKILDSPGICFPSESTKKTKSEQEAELALLNALPPKYIIDPYPAVLKLIKRLSQNEEMTASFKKFYELPAIPAPDAESFTKQFLIHVARKRGRLSKGGIPNLTSAGVSVLNDWRDGKIMGWVLPNSSKAASAKATQPGASSETGPAGVRSSTEQTTIVEEWSKEFDLDSLFASLDNAIQTAN; from the coding sequence ATGAGAGTCAGAAAGCGTACTTCAAAGAGGACGTCCACGCGGTTGCGGGAGGGTATCAAGAAAAAGGCCGCTGCTCAGCACCGTAAGGAACGCAAACAAGCTAAGAAAGATGTGACCTGGAAGTCGCGGGCCAAGAAAGATCCTGGGATCCCGGCCAGCTTCCCCTACAAGCATAAGATCCTAGAAGCTAtggaggagaagaagaggGAGGATCAAGAGGAGCGCGAACGGCGCCGGCAGGAGCGGCAGGAGGCCAAACGTCTGGCAAGGGAACGCGGCGAGGAGGTTATGGACGATGAAGACAGCGACGAGGAGATGGAGGAGGGCAACGGCCTGTCGGCCCTTGTAGAATCCGCGCAGCTTGCGGCGAAGGAGTACGACGGGGCCGTGGGCGGCGACGCGGAGGAGGACGTTGAAGTTCAAGATCTCGATGTGGACTTCTACGCGGATGCCGGCGAGGCGGAATCGGAGCTGGAGAAGTCGCGCAAGGCGTACGACAAGATCTTCAAGACCGTGGTCGACGCGGCGGATGTCGTGCTTTACGTGCTGGACGCCCGGGATCCCGAGGGCACCAGATCTCGCAAAGTGGAAGAGGCTGTCTTGCAGGCTCAGGGCAAGCGGCTGCTGTTGATCATAAATAAGGTTGACCTTGTGCCTCCGCATGTTTTGGAACAGTGGATGACTTTCTTGAAGTCAAGTTTCCCCACCATTCCGTTCCGCGCGGCCCCCGGCGCCACGAACGCAGCCAGCTTTAACAAGAAACTAACCCTGTCAGCCACTGCTTCCGGCCTCTTGGAGTGTCTAAAGACCTATGCCCACCAGTCGAATCTGAAACGTTCCATTGTGGTGGGTGTCATTGGCTACCCTAACGTGGGTAAGTCGTCCATCATTAACGCTTTGACCAGTCGCAGAGGTGGCTCATTCAAGGCCTGCCCAGTTGGGAATATGCCCGGTGTCACTACCTCTTTGCGTGAGGTGAAGATTGATAACAAGCTCAAGATCCTCGATTCGCCGGGTATCTGCTTCCCAAGCGAGTCTACCAAAAAGACAAAGAGTGAGCAAGAAGCCGAGCTTGCATTGTTGAACGCTCTGCCACCAAAGTACATTATCGATCCGTACCCAGCTGTTTTGAAGCTCATCAAAAGGCTTTCGCAGAACGAGGAGATGACCGCCAGCTTTAAAAAATTCTATGAGCTTCCTGCTATTCCAGCGCCAGATGCGGAATCGTTCACGAAACAGTTCCTGATTCATGTCGCCAGAAAACGGGGGAGACTCAGTAAGGGCGGTATACCTAACTTAACTAGTGCAGGTGTCTCCGTGCTTAACGACTGGAGGGATGGAAAGATCATGGGCTGGGTTTTGCCCAACTCTTCCAAAGCCGCTTCTGCTAAGGCTACCCAACCAGGAGCATCTTCTGAGACTGGCCCAGCAGGCGTGCGTTCTAGTACTGAGCAAACTACTATTGTGGAAGAATGGTCTAAGGAGTTTGATCTGGATAGCTTATTCGCATCCTTGGACAATGCAATCCAGACGGCTAACTAA
- the SUA7 gene encoding transcription factor TFIIB (Non-syntenic homolog of Saccharomyces cerevisiae YPR086W (SUA7)): MSLPSAANANAAAAARRKVPNLNIVISCPECKVYPPKVVERFSEGDIVCALCGLVLSDRIVDTRSEWRTFSNDDQNGDDPSRVGEASNPLLDGNHLSTRIGQVQGSDVKLTRELNRAQSKSIVDKKDNELQAAYAKITMMCDAAELPRIVKDCAKEAYKLCFEERALKGKSQESIMASVILVGCRRAEVGRTFKEILSLTNVRKKEIGKTFNIIKKILREKNDSGFANVDTANISTGQTNAETFIPRFCSHLGLSVQVANAAEYIAKHAKDINVLAGRSPLTIAASAIYMANLLFRYNITPSQISATLQVTEGTVKGGYKILYEHKEKVVDPELITTGKVSFDDLPKVSDKGDK; this comes from the coding sequence ATGTCGTTGCCTAGTGCTGCTAATGCTAatgctgctgccgctgctaGAAGGAAGGTTCCAAACTTGAACATAGTAATATCTTGTCCAGAATGCAAGGTGTATCCTCCTAAAGTTGTGGAACGGTTCAGCGAAGGCGACATCGTTTGTGCCCTATGTGGGTTGGTGTTGTCGGACAGGATAGTAGACACAAGGTCGGAGTGGCGTACCTTTTCCAACGATGATCAGAACGGAGACGACCCCAGCCGTGTCGGGGAGGCCTCAAATCCGTTGTTGGACGGTAATCACTTGTCCACAAGGATCGGCCAGGTGCAGGGCAGTGATGTTAAGCTAACTCGGGAGTTGAACCGTGCGCAGAGCAAGTCTATAGTTGATAAAAAGGACAATGAACTACAAGCTGCATATGCCAAGATCACGATGATGTGCGATGCAGCGGAGTTACCACGGATAGTGAAGGATTGTGCCAAGGAAGCATACAAGCTATGCTTTGAGGAGCGCGCCTTAAAGGGGAAGTCCCAGGAGAGTATCATGGCATCCGTGATTCTGGTTGGATGCCGGAGAGCAGAAGTGGGGCGGACCTTCAAGGAGATTTTGTCCTTGACGAACGTCCGGAAGAAGGAGATCGGTAAAACATTCAACATCATAAAAAAGATCCTAAGGGAGAAAAATGACTCAGGGTTCGCGAACGTGGATACCGCCAACATTTCGACAGGCCAGACCAATGCTGAGACATTCATTCCGAGATTCTGCTCTCATTTGGGCTTGTCTGTTCAGGTGGCCAATGCTGCCGAGTACATTGCAAAACACGCGAAGGATATAAACGTACTTGCGGGACGGTCTCCTTTAACTATCGCCGCGTCGGCCATTTACATGGCTAACCTGTTATTTAGATACAACATAACTCCTTCTCAGATAAGTGCTACGCTACAAGTTACAGAGGGTACAGTAAAAGGTGGGTATAAAATACTATACGAACATAAGGAAAAGGTTGTCGACCCCGAGCTAATTACCACCGGAAAGGTAAGCTTCGATGATTTACCGAAGGTCAGTGACAAAGGAGACAAATGA
- the PAC2 gene encoding Pac2p (Syntenic homolog of Saccharomyces cerevisiae YER007W (PAC2)) produces MKYKVGERLDLDGELCTLRYIGAIPDWPGQVAYGVEWDSQGRGKHSGTLHGVKYFETSRPDTGSFLKESRVLKTVGITRTLLEALHSRYGEKLLELDEMYIGSKRLEGYGFEKLTLINNDYLNLKVLSLSKLGINRIGSDEDLSNFVTNCSNVEELDITSNLFIDFGAVISIASNLRKLRTLDVSNNKFSITGGFMNQCLHVKRLIIRHCRLDVTSLRRILEAFPNLENLDVLDNSIDDIDSVKLPKTLKTFNVSQNTIKSWQSQSLKGLQTLIAANNIIADIPPDPCPTIRTLDLSYNNIALWDVVDKFQTVFPNMHDLRINNNIFSSDEEDTDEFYQIIARIPSLTMLEGSILGKDTRREAELYFISKVRSGDISYDCSSIRWKSLLYHHGISDNSTQNFSYETLWHDICVLEVHFEGKQLELHLLNTSSVRLLKNLIAQLLDLDLLAMSLSYSITPGIVSEFNYEFSPLTTFGIRSDAIVYVNPSDC; encoded by the coding sequence ATGAAGTATAAAGTTGGAGAACGGTTGGACCTTGATGGCGAGCTGTGCACTCTCAGGTATATCGGTGCCATCCCCGACTGGCCTGGGCAGGTAGCATATGGTGTAGAATGGGATTCACAGGGGAGAGGGAAACACAGTGGTACACTACATGGAGTAAAATACTTTGAGACCAGCAGACCAGACACAGGTTCTTTTCTGAAGGAATCCAGGGTGCTCAAGACAGTGGGTATTACCCGCACCCTGTTGGAAGCTCTTCATTCTCGCTATGGGGAAAAGCTACTGGAGCTTGATGAGATGTACATAGGCTCCAAAAGACTAGAGGGGTATGGATTTGAGAAGCTCACGCTAATTAATAATGACTACTTAAATCTGAAAGTGCTATCGCTGTCTAAACTAGGTATCAATAGGATTGGCTCAGATGAGGATCTGAGCAACTTTGTCACCAACTGTTCCAATGTCGAAGAGCTGGATATCACGAGTAACCTCTTCATAGATTTTGGTGCCGTTATTTCGATTGCATCTAATCTTCGTAAGCTTCGTACGTTGGATGTAAGTAACAATAAGTTTTCAATAACAGGGGGTTTTATGAATCAATGCTTGCATGTTAAACGACTCATTATCAGGCATTGCAGGCTGGACGTTACATCACTTAGAAGGATCTTAGAAGCGTTTCCAAACCTTGAAAACTTGGATGTCCTTGACAATTCCATTGACGATATTGATTCAGTTAAGCTTCCAAAAACCCTCAAGACATTTAATGTCTCTCAAAACACGATAAAATCCTGGCAATCGCAAAGCTTAAAGGGCCTTCAGACGTTAATAGCCGCTAACAATATCATAGCGGATATCCCCCCAGATCCTTGTCCAACTATCAGGACGTTAGATCTTTCATACAATAACATCGCCCTGTGGGATGTGGTGGATAAGTTTCAAACAGTGTTTCCGAATATGCATGACCTACGAATCAACAATAACATATTTAGTTCTGACGAAGAAGACACAGATGAGTTCTACCAAATAATAGCGAGGATCCCAAGTCTTACTATGCTGGAAGGAAGTATACTTGGAAAAGATACGCGCCGAGAGGCAGAATTATACTTTATTTCCAAAGTACGTTCTGGAGATATCTCTTATGACTGTTCTTCAATTCGGTGGAAGTCTCTGTTATATCACCATGGTATCAGTGACAACTCCACGCAGAACTTCAGCTATGAAACGCTATGGCATGATATATGCGTTCTGGAAGTACACTTCGAAGGAAAACAGTTAGAACTCCACTTGTTGAATACATCTTCAGTTCGTTTATTGAAGAACTTGATTGCGCAGCTACTGGACCTGGACTTACTGGCCATGAGCTTATCCTATTCAATAACTCCCGGGATCGTTTCGGAGTTCAACTACGAATTTTCTCCTCTCACGACTTTCGGAATAAGGAGTGATGCAATTGTATACGTGAACCCAAGCGACTGCTAA